ATATCGGACGGCACGAGGTGGCATTTGCCACCCTGCCGAGGCCGCAGCGGCCCCGCTTGCACATGCTGCACCTGGACAGCCTAATCCATGGACTGCCCGAAGCCCGGGCCTGGCTGGCAGGCAAAGAGGGAGAGTTGCTCGACGATGTCTATGCCAGCGGTCTGCCACGCTCCACGGCCATATGGTTCGAAGCTTCTTTTCAGGAGGCTCTCGAATTCTTGCAACTCCCCGGTGTGCGCCGCGCCCTGCTGGCCTACTGGACTGATGCCCTGATGCAACTCCAGGAAAAGACCAGCCTCAGCCCGTTTGCCCGTCACCACCACTGGAACGCTGTGGCAGAACTCAGGCAAAGAGCCAGCAAGCTTGTGCACTCCACGATCAAGACGTGCAATCTACCGCCGTGATCGTGAGGCTGCAGCCGGCCTGCGTCACCCAGAGTGGGGCCACGACCTCGCCGAACTGACAGCCGCAGCGTCCGCGCAAGCAAAGGCGAGGCCTGAGCAGGGCGCCCTTCTTGTTTGCTACTTCAGCTCTTCCTGCTGATAGTGATGGTCGGAAACTTGCTCGAAAAATCCTTGGACTGCTGCGCGATGGTCACTGCGACTTGGCGCGCGATGTCCTTGTACAGGCCGGCCACCTCGCTGTCCGGCTCGGCGGCGACGGTGGGCTGGCCGCTGTCGGCCTGTTCGCGGATCGACATCTTGAGCGGCAGCGCGCCCAGGTACTTGAGGCCCAGGCTCTCGGCCATCTTCTTGCCGCCCTCGGCGCCGAAGATGTGCTCGGCGTGGCCGCAGTGGCTGCACACGTGTACGGCCATGTTCTCCACCAGGCCGATGATGGGCACGCTCACCTTCTGGAACATGGTGATGCCCTTTTTCGCGTCGATGAGCGCGATGTCCTGCGGCGTGGTCACGATGACCGCGCCGGTGAGCGGCACCTTCTGCGCCATGGTCAGCTGGATGTCGCCGGTGCCGGGCGGCATGTCCACGATCAGATAGTCCAGGTTGTCCCAGCGCGTCTGGGTGATGAGCTGCTCCAGCGCCTGGCTGGCCATGGGGCCGCGCCAAATCATGGCCTGGGCTTCATCGACGAGGAAGCCGATGGAGTTGATCTGCAGGCCCATGGAGACCTTGGGCTCCATCAGCTTGCCGTCCACGCTGTCGGGCTTGCCGGACGTGCGCGTCATGGTCGGCATACTGGGGCCGTAGACGTCGGCGTCCAGCAGGCCGACGCGCGCGCCCTCGGCGCTCAGGGCCAGCGCCAGGTTGACGGCGGTGGTGCTCTTGCCCACCCCGCCCTTGCCCGAGGCCACGGCGATGATGTTCTTGACGCCCGGCAGCAGCTGCACGCCGCGCTGCACGGCATGGGCCGTGATCTTGCTGGCGATGTTGACCGAGACGTTGGCCACGCCCGGCAGCGTGCGCGCAGCGGCAACGAGCTGGCTGCGCAGCTCGGGGATAAGGCTCTTGGCGGGGTAGCCCAGCTCGACGTCGAAGGCAACGTCGCCGCCGTTGATCTGCACGTTGCGCACGGCGCGGGCGCTGACGAAATCCTTGCCGGTGTGGGGTCGGTGACGCTGGCCAAGGCTGCCAGCAAGTCTTGTTCTGTGAGTGCCATGGTGATGTTGTCTTGACCGATTTCGGGGGTGCCCGAGTCTAGCCAAGGGGGCTTGGCACTCCCGGGGCTGGGCTTATCGGGCGGGCGAGGGAGCGGGGGACGGCTCAGGCCTGCACGTGCAGCCCCGCAGCGCCCGCCTGCGCCCGGCCCACCACGGCGGCGTGCTCGAAGCCCTCGCGCGCAAACACGGCCAGCACCTCGTCGGCGGCCTCCGGCGCGCACGCCACCAGCAGCCCGCCCGAGGTCTGCGGGTCGCTCAGCAGCGCCTGGGCGGTAGCCGGCAGACCGTCCGCCAGTTGCACATCGGCCCCATAGCCGGCCCAGTTGCGCCCGCTGGCGCCGGTGACGAAGCCCTGCTGCGCGAGTGCCGCCACGCCGGGCAGCAGCGGCACGCGCGCCCAGTCGATGTGTACGGACACGCCAGCGCCGCGCGCCATCTCCAGCGCATGGCCGGCCAGGCCGAAGCCGGTCACGTCGGTGATGGCGTGCACGCCCGCCAGTTCGGCCAGCAGCGGGCCGGGGGTGTTCAGGCGGGTGGTGCTGGCGATCATTTCGCGGTAGTGGGCATCGCCGAGCTGCTCTTTCTTCAGCGCGGCGGAGTACACGCCCACGCCCAGCGGCTTGCCCAGGATCAGCACGTCGCCGGCCTGCGCACCAGCGTTCCTGCGCACGCGATCCGGATGCACCAGGCCCAGGGCCACCAGGCCGTAGATGGGCTCGACCGAATCGATGGTGTGGCCGCCGGCCACCGGGA
This portion of the Melaminivora jejuensis genome encodes:
- the apbC gene encoding iron-sulfur cluster carrier protein ApbC yields the protein MARLGHPRNRSRQHHHGTHRTRLAGSLGQRHRPHTGKDFVSARAVRNVQINGGDVAFDVELGYPAKSLIPELRSQLVAAARTLPGVANVSVNIASKITAHAVQRGVQLLPGVKNIIAVASGKGGVGKSTTAVNLALALSAEGARVGLLDADVYGPSMPTMTRTSGKPDSVDGKLMEPKVSMGLQINSIGFLVDEAQAMIWRGPMASQALEQLITQTRWDNLDYLIVDMPPGTGDIQLTMAQKVPLTGAVIVTTPQDIALIDAKKGITMFQKVSVPIIGLVENMAVHVCSHCGHAEHIFGAEGGKKMAESLGLKYLGALPLKMSIREQADSGQPTVAAEPDSEVAGLYKDIARQVAVTIAQQSKDFSSKFPTITISRKS
- the selD gene encoding selenide, water dikinase SelD, whose translation is MTSLSHGGGCGCKIAPGVLSQILAQSGAAAVVPPELLVGLETADDAAVYRLNDSQALVATTDFFMPIVDDPYEFGRIAATNALSDVYAMGGKPIMALALVAMPVGQLPLEVIGAILRGGQDVCRAAGIPVAGGHTIDSVEPIYGLVALGLVHPDRVRRNAGAQAGDVLILGKPLGVGVYSAALKKEQLGDAHYREMIASTTRLNTPGPLLAELAGVHAITDVTGFGLAGHALEMARGAGVSVHIDWARVPLLPGVAALAQQGFVTGASGRNWAGYGADVQLADGLPATAQALLSDPQTSGGLLVACAPEAADEVLAVFAREGFEHAAVVGRAQAGAAGLHVQA